In Mycoavidus cysteinexigens, a genomic segment contains:
- a CDS encoding LysR substrate-binding domain-containing protein, with protein sequence MTLTELKYIVAIARERHFSRAADACFVSQPTLSVAIKKLEDELNVQIFERSTNEISVTPIGEQIIAQAQRVLEQTQAIKEIAKQGKDPLTGPIRLGVIYTIGPYLLPKLVKQMIKMAPQMPLMLQENFTLKLIELLKQGEIDVAVIALPFPETGLMMRPLYDEPFVVAVPKGHPWEQQTSIDPHDLKQETMLLLGNGHCFRDHVLGVCPELMRFSQNTDGIQKTFEGSSLETIRHMVASGIGITVLPCTSVPAEQIGKRRIMQHKSAVDDAMLSYIPFGEPVPDRRVVLAWRKSFTRMPAIDVICSAVAACDLSGTKKLELPAKQA encoded by the coding sequence ATGACTCTGACCGAACTTAAGTATATCGTTGCAATTGCTCGTGAACGGCACTTTAGCCGTGCGGCTGATGCTTGTTTTGTGAGCCAGCCGACTCTATCTGTTGCAATTAAAAAGCTCGAAGATGAGCTGAATGTGCAAATCTTTGAACGTAGCACGAATGAAATTAGCGTAACGCCGATTGGCGAGCAGATTATTGCGCAGGCGCAACGCGTGTTGGAGCAAACGCAAGCGATAAAAGAAATCGCCAAGCAAGGCAAAGATCCATTAACGGGTCCGATACGCCTTGGCGTCATTTATACAATCGGACCGTATTTGTTGCCTAAGTTGGTTAAACAAATGATTAAAATGGCGCCGCAAATGCCATTAATGCTGCAAGAAAATTTTACTTTGAAGCTGATTGAATTGCTTAAACAAGGTGAAATTGATGTGGCTGTGATCGCTTTGCCATTTCCCGAAACCGGGCTGATGATGCGTCCACTTTATGATGAGCCATTTGTTGTCGCCGTACCTAAGGGACATCCGTGGGAACAACAAACCTCCATCGATCCTCACGATCTTAAGCAAGAAACCATGCTGTTGCTGGGTAACGGGCATTGTTTCCGGGATCATGTGCTCGGCGTGTGCCCAGAATTGATGCGTTTCTCGCAAAATACAGACGGTATTCAAAAAACCTTTGAAGGCTCGTCACTTGAAACGATTCGGCATATGGTGGCAAGCGGAATTGGCATTACCGTGTTGCCATGTACTTCAGTGCCGGCTGAGCAAATCGGCAAGCGTAGAATCATGCAGCATAAAAGTGCTGTTGATGATGCTATGTTGTCGTATATTCCATTCGGCGAACCGGTGCCGGATCGCCGTGTGGTGCTTGCCTGGCGCAAAAGCTTTACACGTATGCCCGCAATTGACGTTATTTGTTCTGCCGTGGCAGCCTGTGATTTATCTGGAACCAAAAAGCTGGAATTACCTGCTAAGCAGGCATAA
- a CDS encoding YhdP family phospholipid transporter codes for MPASQPTPSVRVVKPSSRAKRMLIAFAGLALVLFTGITAAALTLRYGILPKLDTFRPRLEQAASRALGMQVSIGQLSGHWQGVHPQIEISQFTLRDANGRTHLTIPFTTATLSWRSLLVFKPVLSKLDIQAPEITAWRTTTGELFIAGIAANPSLTAQNNNQHALWDWLSLQKTISLYNSTLHWQDQTQSNLAFTLTSEQFTLLLFNHSDQRRAQLDMSVHVRQLSARLDQSSALLDAAHNAPINLIQRFDGRYRSPSIGRGERITVQGDLADLRLLSQFATLAQITPSLTHPITRLKPRGILRDYSIEWEQTPPNQKGQTAIAHYQFKAQFENIGIATSSLPWINQHADHVPSILFGLTQLSGSIDANEEGGTLTLASKQAAITLNPVFDEPTLKFDTLAGTMAWQVKQLDSRKLFQIQLAHLNFANVDAAGSVHGTWSNETSKQGDLKLSANFERLLVACVPRYLPTHINPKLRAYLKHALVSGISRKALIKVQGPLDDFPFQNPRKPGVFYISAPFEHGRFDPSSYPAENTATQPSAQWPALEDIRGRFELNRTQLKVSAESARYRNATLKEIKAEINDISTHTNNLIISGLAHGPLDDMLHYFNASPLPQWTTHLTEQLRAHGNAQLKLRLEIPRDSQAHTRVKGALIFSNNGLNWGVLPPLTALTGQLDFTERTLTLAKLQAQWLGGKITGAGGVNKDGFTAITLNGKLSAQALHNLPDDHLLATLARHLNGAADYQISVQAAKNTTATVTATSNLSGLSLGLPAPFFKDANTPMPLRFALKPVYRNQEVRSAATSATRAVQTPIPPMLSHSRLDLQIGPLNATYLLHQGQQPTIINGQITLSEPASARTEPPFRWPARGIKATLNLEQLNLDAWRTTINRFLTPPTTVNSPNHRTQPNQPTPWLAWLPTHLSAQIKKLTAANRHWDNTELSAHRISNGWEARLASPQALGYLRWHSSLSAANGILHARFKHFNLPAPIATQAPAPTGTKLEVQASSFPAIDWVIDQLTVHGHALGQVEVAAHNALDSNGSPVWQLDKLQLQNPAATLHATGHWDLPRQRQLTAPSALATDTAARHTALAFSLAINNVGDLLNRFGLPRTLHQGSGSLTGKMSWQGTPIALDYPSLNGSLSLALERGQILQIEPGIGKLLGVLSLQSLARFLVLDFRGVFGSGLTFDQINGAGTVKNGVGHIDKFEILSPSARITMVGNTEILQEKQNLLVTVIPSIDAGSAALATAAINPLLGVSSYLAQLVLSAAISHNFSLQYAITGSWTNPQIERIPSEASKIDTQTEAAPAQSTHSRP; via the coding sequence ATGCCCGCCTCACAACCAACGCCCTCCGTGCGCGTAGTTAAACCCTCTTCGCGCGCTAAGCGAATGCTGATCGCTTTTGCTGGACTGGCGCTGGTGCTTTTTACCGGCATTACAGCGGCCGCCCTCACATTACGCTATGGGATTTTGCCAAAACTTGACACGTTCAGACCTCGCCTCGAGCAAGCCGCTTCGCGCGCGCTTGGGATGCAGGTCTCGATCGGACAACTTAGCGGGCACTGGCAGGGGGTGCATCCGCAGATTGAAATTTCACAATTCACCCTACGAGACGCTAACGGACGCACCCATTTAACCATACCTTTCACTACCGCCACCCTATCCTGGCGTTCCTTACTTGTATTCAAACCGGTATTGTCGAAGCTAGATATTCAAGCGCCAGAAATTACGGCGTGGCGCACCACCACTGGCGAATTATTCATCGCCGGCATTGCCGCTAATCCTTCGCTTACTGCGCAGAATAACAACCAGCACGCATTATGGGACTGGCTATCCTTACAAAAAACCATCTCTCTCTATAACAGTACGCTACATTGGCAAGACCAGACGCAATCCAACTTAGCTTTTACGCTAACGAGCGAACAATTCACGTTATTGTTATTTAATCATAGCGATCAGCGGCGCGCGCAACTCGATATGTCGGTGCACGTGCGCCAGCTATCCGCTCGCTTGGACCAAAGCTCGGCCTTATTGGATGCAGCTCATAACGCGCCCATCAATCTTATTCAGCGTTTTGATGGCCGTTATCGCTCTCCATCTATAGGGCGTGGCGAGCGTATCACCGTGCAGGGCGATCTCGCCGATCTGCGGTTACTAAGTCAATTCGCTACGCTAGCACAGATAACACCGTCCCTAACCCACCCCATTACCCGCCTCAAACCACGGGGGATACTCCGTGATTACAGCATAGAATGGGAGCAAACCCCGCCTAATCAAAAAGGTCAAACGGCAATTGCACACTATCAGTTTAAAGCGCAATTTGAAAATATTGGCATCGCAACCTCAAGCCTCCCGTGGATCAACCAGCATGCAGACCACGTCCCCTCTATTTTATTTGGTTTGACACAGCTTTCCGGCTCCATTGACGCCAATGAGGAGGGCGGCACCCTAACCCTGGCATCAAAACAAGCCGCAATCACGCTCAATCCTGTATTTGACGAGCCGACTCTCAAATTCGACACGCTCGCCGGCACTATGGCGTGGCAGGTTAAACAGCTTGATTCACGTAAGCTATTTCAAATTCAGCTTGCTCACCTTAATTTTGCTAACGTCGATGCCGCTGGTAGTGTGCATGGGACCTGGTCGAATGAGACTTCAAAGCAAGGCGATTTAAAATTGTCCGCAAATTTTGAGCGCCTACTCGTAGCCTGCGTGCCGCGCTATTTACCTACCCACATTAACCCAAAGCTTCGGGCCTACCTTAAACATGCGCTGGTGAGTGGCATCTCGCGCAAAGCGCTCATCAAGGTCCAAGGCCCACTTGACGATTTTCCATTTCAAAACCCACGAAAACCTGGCGTTTTCTATATTTCGGCGCCGTTTGAACACGGCCGCTTCGACCCTTCCTCCTATCCAGCAGAAAATACCGCCACTCAGCCCAGTGCGCAATGGCCCGCATTGGAAGATATACGGGGTCGGTTTGAGTTAAATCGTACGCAACTGAAAGTCAGCGCCGAGTCGGCACGCTATCGCAATGCCACGCTAAAAGAAATTAAGGCTGAGATTAATGATATATCCACCCACACGAATAATTTAATAATTAGCGGTTTAGCGCATGGACCGCTGGATGATATGCTGCATTATTTCAATGCTAGCCCACTGCCGCAGTGGACCACGCATTTAACTGAGCAACTACGCGCACATGGCAATGCGCAACTTAAGTTACGACTTGAAATACCCCGCGATAGCCAAGCGCATACCCGCGTGAAGGGCGCATTGATTTTTTCCAATAACGGTTTAAATTGGGGAGTATTACCCCCGCTTACCGCGCTTACAGGTCAACTAGATTTTACTGAGCGCACCCTCACGCTGGCCAAACTCCAGGCCCAGTGGTTAGGTGGCAAGATAACCGGTGCAGGCGGCGTCAACAAAGATGGCTTTACCGCGATTACCCTAAATGGGAAACTATCCGCTCAAGCGCTGCATAATTTACCCGATGATCATCTACTCGCCACTCTAGCGCGCCACCTAAATGGAGCAGCGGATTACCAAATCAGCGTACAAGCGGCTAAAAACACTACCGCAACGGTTACTGCAACCTCTAATTTAAGCGGTTTAAGCCTTGGTTTGCCCGCGCCATTCTTTAAAGATGCAAATACCCCAATGCCGCTGCGGTTTGCGCTAAAACCCGTTTACCGCAACCAGGAAGTTAGATCTGCCGCTACCAGCGCCACGCGCGCAGTGCAGACACCGATCCCCCCCATGCTTTCCCATAGCCGCCTTGATCTGCAAATAGGCCCGCTTAACGCAACTTATTTACTCCATCAAGGCCAGCAACCCACTATTATCAACGGCCAAATTACGCTTAGCGAGCCGGCCTCAGCAAGAACCGAGCCCCCTTTCCGCTGGCCAGCACGCGGCATTAAAGCCACCCTCAATCTCGAACAGCTCAATTTGGATGCTTGGCGCACCACCATAAATCGGTTCCTCACTCCCCCAACGACCGTTAATTCACCAAACCACCGCACCCAGCCCAATCAACCAACCCCTTGGTTAGCTTGGCTACCCACTCATCTATCGGCGCAGATTAAAAAATTAACGGCGGCCAATCGGCATTGGGACAATACCGAACTCAGCGCACATCGCATCAGCAACGGTTGGGAGGCGCGCCTCGCTTCGCCTCAGGCTTTAGGCTATTTACGTTGGCACTCCTCTTTATCAGCTGCAAACGGGATCCTGCATGCACGCTTTAAACACTTTAACCTCCCAGCGCCGATTGCAACCCAAGCTCCTGCGCCGACCGGTACCAAACTAGAAGTTCAGGCCAGCTCTTTTCCAGCGATTGATTGGGTGATTGATCAGCTCACCGTGCACGGCCATGCGCTAGGACAAGTTGAAGTGGCGGCGCACAATGCGCTCGACAGCAACGGCTCTCCAGTTTGGCAGCTCGACAAATTACAACTCCAAAATCCCGCTGCAACTTTGCATGCAACCGGCCATTGGGACCTGCCGCGCCAGCGACAGCTCACGGCGCCGTCAGCCCTAGCAACAGATACTGCTGCGCGCCATACGGCGCTTGCCTTCAGCCTGGCCATTAATAATGTCGGTGATCTGTTAAATCGCTTCGGGTTACCGCGCACCCTACACCAGGGCAGCGGTTCCCTGACGGGCAAAATGAGCTGGCAAGGCACGCCCATCGCACTGGATTATCCAAGCTTAAACGGCTCATTGTCGCTGGCTTTAGAGCGCGGGCAAATTCTGCAAATTGAGCCGGGTATTGGTAAATTGCTTGGGGTATTGTCGCTGCAAAGTCTGGCACGTTTTCTAGTGCTAGACTTTCGTGGCGTATTTGGCTCTGGCTTAACCTTTGACCAAATTAATGGAGCTGGCACAGTCAAAAATGGCGTTGGCCACATAGATAAATTTGAAATCTTAAGTCCCAGCGCGCGCATCACCATGGTTGGTAACACGGAGATTCTGCAGGAGAAGCAGAATCTACTTGTTACTGTCATACCATCGATTGATGCCGGTTCCGCTGCATTAGCGACGGCCGCCATCAATCCCTTGCTCGGTGTTAGCAGTTATCTTGCGCAATTAGTCCTATCCGCCGCCATTTCCCATAATTTTTCGCTTCAATACGCTATTACCGGCTCATGGACCAACCCGCAGATTGAACGAATTCCGAGCGAAGCGAGTAAAATTGATACTCAAACCGAAGCGGCTCCTGCACAATCAACGCATAGCCGCCCTTAA
- the proC gene encoding pyrroline-5-carboxylate reductase: protein MKIAFIGGGNMANALIGGLIKNGLSSSNLYAIDVNSDVCACLEAQWQIHTNTLLSPALQHYDAVVLAVKPQRLKDIAHALAPHLNRQIVISIAAGIRAATIQDWLGGYTRIVRAMPNTPALIGQGVTGVTALPEVNADGRKLAETVLAAAGQVIWCDAEKQIDAITAISGSGPAYVFYFIEALEEAARQLGFNDVQSRSLALATMSGATQLATQSHEPASILRERVTSKGGTTAAALASFMADGVKEAIVRGAFAARARAEQMADEFGQT from the coding sequence ATGAAAATCGCCTTTATTGGTGGAGGTAATATGGCCAACGCGCTCATCGGCGGGTTGATTAAAAATGGCCTATCTTCATCGAATTTATATGCAATTGATGTCAATAGCGACGTATGTGCATGCCTCGAAGCGCAATGGCAGATCCACACCAATACCCTACTCAGTCCAGCTCTGCAGCACTATGACGCTGTCGTATTAGCGGTTAAACCACAGCGACTAAAAGATATTGCTCACGCACTCGCCCCGCATCTAAACCGGCAAATTGTGATTAGCATCGCGGCGGGCATCCGCGCGGCAACGATACAGGACTGGTTAGGCGGTTATACGCGTATTGTGCGTGCCATGCCCAACACTCCAGCTTTAATTGGGCAGGGCGTGACAGGCGTTACCGCTCTGCCAGAGGTTAATGCCGATGGCCGCAAGCTCGCTGAAACTGTGCTAGCCGCAGCAGGACAAGTCATCTGGTGTGACGCTGAAAAACAAATTGATGCGATTACGGCAATTTCAGGAAGCGGCCCAGCCTACGTATTTTATTTTATTGAAGCACTTGAAGAGGCAGCCCGGCAGCTTGGATTTAATGACGTACAAAGCCGTTCGCTTGCGCTTGCTACAATGAGCGGAGCCACTCAATTAGCGACACAATCGCATGAACCGGCTAGCATATTGCGAGAACGCGTAACCTCAAAAGGAGGCACCACCGCGGCGGCGCTTGCGTCATTTATGGCGGATGGTGTGAAAGAAGCTATTGTGCGCGGCGCGTTTGCTGCCCGGGCACGAGCTGAGCAAATGGCAGATGAGTTCGGACAAACTTAA
- a CDS encoding cupin domain-containing protein, producing MPILTKFAALVGAFVFSVPSMTYAGETPFISIPVSDLQWHEVPDMGGEASYADLRGSIFGNGPYEAFLQVKAGVDNPYHTHSRDVTTVVLKGIFYIIIDGKRVEYPAGSFWSIPADLPHYSGCAKGDDCLMFIYQVGSFDIVPLRE from the coding sequence ATGCCAATCCTAACAAAATTTGCTGCTCTAGTCGGGGCATTTGTTTTTTCTGTCCCTTCAATGACATATGCAGGTGAAACGCCATTTATTTCAATTCCCGTGTCCGATTTGCAGTGGCATGAGGTGCCTGACATGGGTGGGGAGGCCAGCTACGCAGATTTACGTGGCAGTATTTTCGGCAATGGACCCTATGAGGCATTTCTCCAGGTGAAAGCAGGTGTAGATAATCCATACCACACACACTCTCGGGATGTGACGACAGTCGTATTGAAGGGCATATTCTACATAATTATTGATGGAAAGCGCGTCGAGTATCCGGCGGGTTCTTTCTGGAGCATTCCTGCTGATCTGCCACACTACAGTGGTTGCGCAAAAGGTGACGACTGTCTAATGTTCATATATCAAGTTGGCAGCTTTGATATAGTGCCCTTAAGGGAGTAG
- the tldD gene encoding metalloprotease TldD — MNRIKANLNSLAIAKNTLLTPYGLDEALLTGMLSDIFTRRVDYADLYFQATHSESWELEEGQVKSGSFNIDQGVGVRAVAGERTAFAYSDDLSPAALKQAVATTHALGRQGGGRARVKLANSPPNSTAHQLYLGVNPLASLSANEKIALLERVERMARSRDPRIKQVMANLAGEYDVVLIARGDGTLAADIRPLVRISITVIAEQNGRREMGNGGGGGRFAYDYFSDAILAGYVDDAVRSALVNLDAQPAPAGLMSVVLGPGWPGVLLHEAIGHGLEGDFNRKGASAFAGCIGQRVAAKGVSVVDDGTLENRRGSLNIDDEGNPTQCTTLIEDGILTGYIQDTLNAHLMKMPVTGNARRESYADLPLPRMTNTYMLNGDKDPREIIASVKNGIYAVNFGGGQVDITNGKFVFSTSEAYLIENGKITSPVKGATLIGSGPESLKYISMIGNDMALDTGIGVCGKEGQSVPVGVGQPTLRIDRMTVGGTA, encoded by the coding sequence ATGAACCGGATTAAAGCCAACTTGAACTCTCTTGCGATTGCCAAAAATACACTCCTGACGCCTTATGGACTTGATGAAGCACTGCTAACAGGTATGCTCTCTGATATTTTCACGCGCCGAGTTGATTATGCGGATTTGTATTTTCAAGCAACGCATAGCGAATCATGGGAGCTTGAAGAAGGCCAGGTTAAATCAGGATCATTTAATATCGACCAGGGGGTAGGCGTACGCGCAGTGGCCGGTGAGCGCACTGCCTTTGCGTACTCAGACGATTTGTCGCCCGCCGCCCTGAAACAGGCAGTCGCCACGACGCATGCATTAGGCCGCCAAGGCGGGGGACGCGCACGCGTCAAGCTGGCTAACTCGCCTCCTAATTCAACCGCCCATCAGCTTTATCTCGGCGTTAACCCGCTTGCCTCACTCAGCGCTAACGAGAAGATTGCATTACTGGAGCGAGTTGAGCGTATGGCGCGTAGCCGCGACCCACGCATTAAACAAGTGATGGCGAATCTAGCGGGTGAATACGATGTAGTGCTCATTGCGCGTGGCGACGGGACGTTGGCTGCGGATATACGGCCCCTCGTAAGAATTTCCATCACTGTGATTGCCGAACAAAATGGCCGCCGCGAAATGGGCAATGGCGGCGGTGGTGGTCGTTTTGCTTATGATTATTTTAGCGATGCCATACTAGCCGGCTATGTCGATGATGCGGTGCGCTCCGCCTTGGTCAATCTTGACGCGCAACCTGCACCGGCTGGCTTAATGTCCGTAGTTTTAGGTCCAGGCTGGCCCGGCGTTTTATTACACGAAGCCATCGGCCATGGCCTGGAAGGCGATTTTAATCGTAAGGGCGCTTCCGCCTTTGCCGGATGCATCGGCCAAAGAGTCGCCGCTAAAGGCGTCAGTGTCGTGGATGACGGGACCTTAGAGAACCGGCGCGGTTCGCTTAATATCGACGATGAAGGCAATCCAACTCAATGCACCACTTTAATTGAAGACGGAATCTTAACCGGCTATATCCAAGATACGCTGAATGCGCACTTAATGAAAATGCCGGTGACCGGCAATGCCCGCCGCGAATCATACGCGGATCTGCCGTTACCACGCATGACGAATACCTACATGCTAAACGGCGATAAAGATCCACGGGAAATTATTGCTTCGGTTAAAAATGGCATATATGCAGTCAATTTTGGTGGCGGTCAAGTAGATATTACAAATGGCAAATTTGTTTTTTCAACGTCCGAAGCGTACCTGATCGAAAATGGCAAAATCACTTCGCCGGTTAAAGGCGCAACCTTGATTGGCAGTGGCCCCGAATCGCTTAAATATATCAGTATGATAGGCAACGATATGGCCCTGGATACTGGCATTGGCGTTTGCGGCAAAGAAGGGCAAAGCGTTCCCGTCGGAGTCGGCCAACCCACTTTACGCATTGACCGGATGACGGTCGGTGGCACCGCTTAG
- the aroG gene encoding 3-deoxy-7-phosphoheptulonate synthase AroG gives MSPHNTDDVRIRELKELTPPAQLIREFPCTEKNSKLIFETRQALHRILHGMEDRLIVVIGPCSIHDPQAALEYARKLVVERKRFASELEIVMRVYFEKPRTTIGWKGLINDPYLNNSFKINDGLRAARELLVQINQLDLPAGTEYLDLISPQYLADLISWGAIGARTTESQVHRELASGLSCPVGFKNGTDGSIRIAVDAVKAASRPHHFLSVTKGGHSAIVSTIGNEDCHIILRGGKVPNYDATSVDAAAAEMAQAGLAARLMIDASHANSRKQYANQIPVCADIGQQIAGGDERIVGVMVESHLVAGRQDLEGDGPLTYGQSVTDACIDWNDSVAVLEGLSEAVKQRRRIAGSRGN, from the coding sequence ATGTCCCCGCACAATACTGACGACGTCCGTATTCGTGAACTCAAAGAACTTACGCCGCCCGCGCAACTGATCCGGGAATTTCCCTGTACCGAAAAAAACTCGAAACTTATCTTCGAGACCCGGCAAGCGCTGCATCGTATTTTGCATGGCATGGAAGATCGGCTGATTGTGGTGATTGGCCCGTGCTCCATTCATGATCCCCAAGCCGCGCTTGAATACGCGCGCAAACTCGTAGTTGAGCGCAAACGCTTTGCAAGCGAGTTAGAAATTGTGATGCGCGTCTACTTTGAAAAACCGCGCACAACCATTGGTTGGAAAGGGCTGATTAATGATCCTTATTTAAACAATAGTTTCAAGATCAATGACGGTCTACGCGCTGCGCGCGAGCTGCTCGTGCAAATTAACCAGCTGGATCTACCAGCTGGTACTGAATATCTTGATTTGATTAGCCCACAATATCTGGCTGATCTGATTTCATGGGGCGCAATTGGGGCGCGCACGACAGAATCTCAAGTGCACCGCGAACTGGCCTCCGGCCTTTCCTGCCCAGTCGGTTTCAAGAATGGCACAGATGGGAGCATCAGGATTGCCGTCGATGCCGTTAAGGCGGCTTCGCGCCCTCATCATTTTCTCTCTGTCACCAAAGGCGGCCATTCGGCAATTGTTTCCACTATCGGCAACGAAGATTGTCACATTATTCTGCGCGGTGGCAAAGTACCGAATTATGATGCGACAAGCGTTGACGCCGCCGCGGCGGAAATGGCCCAAGCCGGCCTCGCAGCGCGCCTTATGATCGATGCCAGCCACGCCAATAGCCGTAAACAATACGCCAATCAAATTCCGGTCTGCGCTGACATTGGCCAGCAAATTGCCGGCGGCGATGAACGTATCGTTGGCGTGATGGTTGAATCACACCTGGTTGCCGGCCGGCAAGATCTTGAAGGGGACGGCCCGCTGACGTATGGACAAAGTGTTACCGATGCGTGCATTGATTGGAATGACAGCGTAGCCGTGCTAGAAGGCTTATCTGAGGCCGTCAAGCAACGCCGCCGCATAGCCGGCAGTCGCGGCAATTAA
- a CDS encoding Dps family protein, giving the protein MTNKNAATHINIGINDQERKKISEGLSHLLADTYTLYLKTHNFHWNVTGPQFNTLHLMFETQYTELAVAVDEIAERIRALGFPAPGSYREFIKLSSIPEAEGMPTAEEMIRQLVEGQEAVVRTARKIFPVTEAAHDEPTADLLTQRMQTHEKTAWMLRSMLE; this is encoded by the coding sequence ATGACTAATAAGAATGCAGCGACCCATATCAATATCGGTATTAATGATCAAGAGCGCAAAAAAATTTCTGAGGGGTTAAGTCATTTACTCGCGGATACCTATACGCTGTATTTAAAGACACATAACTTCCATTGGAATGTCACGGGTCCGCAATTCAACACATTGCACCTGATGTTTGAGACGCAATATACTGAACTCGCAGTTGCGGTTGATGAAATTGCCGAGCGGATTCGAGCTCTGGGTTTTCCGGCTCCTGGTAGTTACCGTGAATTTATAAAACTTTCCTCTATCCCTGAAGCGGAGGGCATGCCAACGGCTGAGGAAATGATTCGCCAATTGGTCGAAGGTCAGGAGGCCGTAGTAAGAACTGCGCGCAAGATATTTCCTGTGACTGAAGCCGCGCACGATGAGCCGACCGCGGATCTGCTGACGCAACGCATGCAAACTCATGAAAAAACAGCTTGGATGCTACGCTCAATGCTTGAATAA
- a CDS encoding YggS family pyridoxal phosphate-dependent enzyme: MSDIASRLNTIRQRIANAARIAGRSEATISLLAVSKTFSAAMIRSAYAAGQASFGENYMQEALEKIEALADLRAQLEWHFIGPLQSNKTKWAATHFDWVHSVDRLKLAQRLSEQRPTHLPPLNICLQVNLSGEASKSGVAPADAISLAHALTTLPRLKLRGLMAIPAPADTLDAQRLAYRKLSQLFDALRTEGLALDTLSAGMSADLEAAILEGATLVRIGSAIFGMRARH, translated from the coding sequence ATGTCTGATATTGCTAGCCGGCTCAACACGATACGCCAACGCATTGCTAATGCGGCGCGCATAGCCGGCCGGAGCGAGGCTACCATCAGCTTACTTGCGGTTTCAAAAACGTTTTCTGCCGCGATGATTCGTTCCGCTTATGCTGCCGGACAAGCGTCATTTGGCGAAAACTATATGCAAGAAGCACTTGAGAAAATCGAGGCTTTGGCAGATTTGCGCGCGCAGCTAGAATGGCATTTTATTGGGCCGTTACAGAGCAATAAAACCAAATGGGCCGCTACGCATTTTGATTGGGTGCATTCAGTTGACCGCCTTAAGCTCGCCCAGCGGCTCTCCGAGCAGCGCCCTACCCATCTGCCACCGCTCAATATTTGCCTCCAAGTTAATCTTAGCGGAGAAGCTAGTAAAAGCGGTGTCGCCCCCGCCGACGCAATCTCGCTAGCACATGCGCTGACAACGCTACCACGGCTCAAATTACGGGGCTTAATGGCCATTCCCGCCCCAGCGGATACCCTTGATGCGCAGCGCTTGGCCTATCGCAAATTATCTCAACTGTTTGATGCACTCCGCACGGAGGGGCTTGCGCTTGATACTTTATCCGCCGGCATGTCGGCGGATTTAGAGGCGGCCATACTCGAAGGCGCAACACTTGTACGTATTGGCTCAGCAATTTTTGGTATGCGCGCCAGACATTAA
- the ubiA gene encoding 4-hydroxybenzoate octaprenyltransferase — translation MIKKSSRLLSCFSQLVPYWRLLRLDKPVGSLLLLWPTLNALWIASNGPPPLSLLLIFVTGTILMRSAGCAINDYADRDFDRFVERTRERPITSGQIAPWQALALAAAIAVLAFLLIASLNALTKWLALIAVLLAASYPLTKRFFAVPQAYLGCAFGFGIPMAFAAVQNQLPPLAWAMLMANIFWSIAYDTEYAMVDREDDRKIGIRTSALTFGQFDVLAIMGCYGLFLLIYAAIGITLAYTLAFWLGLIGAAICAAYHYRLIRTRERSGCFAAFKHNNWLGGLLFAGIAAHYALV, via the coding sequence ATGATTAAAAAAAGTTCTCGGCTGCTTTCGTGTTTCTCGCAGCTCGTTCCGTACTGGCGTTTGCTGCGTTTGGATAAGCCGGTTGGTAGTTTATTATTGTTGTGGCCAACCTTGAATGCGCTTTGGATTGCATCAAATGGCCCGCCGCCGCTGTCGTTGCTATTAATTTTTGTGACCGGTACGATCTTAATGCGTTCGGCGGGCTGTGCGATTAACGATTATGCTGATCGTGATTTTGATCGATTTGTTGAGCGCACACGCGAGCGGCCTATCACATCTGGGCAAATTGCGCCCTGGCAGGCGTTAGCGCTGGCGGCTGCGATTGCCGTCCTGGCTTTTTTGCTCATTGCATCGCTTAATGCATTAACAAAATGGCTAGCGCTGATCGCTGTACTGCTTGCCGCCAGCTATCCATTGACCAAACGCTTTTTCGCAGTACCGCAAGCTTATCTAGGCTGCGCCTTTGGCTTTGGCATACCAATGGCATTTGCCGCGGTGCAAAATCAACTGCCGCCGCTGGCTTGGGCGATGCTGATGGCGAATATATTTTGGTCAATCGCTTACGACACGGAATATGCAATGGTGGATCGTGAGGATGACCGAAAAATTGGCATTCGCACTTCAGCGCTGACCTTTGGTCAATTCGATGTGCTAGCAATTATGGGCTGCTATGGGTTATTTCTGTTGATCTACGCGGCAATAGGTATAACCCTGGCTTACACATTGGCATTTTGGCTCGGCCTGATAGGCGCTGCGATATGTGCTGCGTATCATTATAGGCTGATTCGTACTCGTGAGCGGTCAGGGTGTTTTGCCGCTTTCAAACATAACAACTGGCTCGGCGGATTATTATTTGCTGGCATTGCTGCGCATTATGCGTTGGTTTAA